One Deltaproteobacteria bacterium genomic region harbors:
- a CDS encoding amidohydrolase family protein, translating to MSNYRAVDADGHVMEHPAEIKEFFEPPYNQLPWTVYSLFPSVDGFVRGFSRLTEDDDPNAERWVEFLDRCGIETSYLYPSVGLASGMIQDRDYAAAIARAYNRWVHAKFMQASERLRAVALIPAQNIPEAVTELRAAVTELGMPGAMLPSVTAAGKHYGHRDFDPLYEEAQRLGCCLAIHGAVSQRIGIDNSDNLFKTHTLEHPLSQLIQFTDMMTEGVFERFPDLRFAFLEAGAGWAPYMMDRMDENYERRRRWCPVLTKPPSEYVREGNIYFSCEVEEKTLPTVLRLVGEDRILFASDYPHERHKGEFYGDIDELNAREDLSGTQKHKVLYANAERFYNG from the coding sequence ATGAGCAACTACCGCGCCGTCGACGCCGACGGCCACGTGATGGAACATCCCGCCGAGATCAAGGAGTTCTTCGAGCCGCCCTACAACCAATTGCCCTGGACCGTCTACTCCCTGTTCCCCAGCGTGGACGGCTTCGTCCGCGGCTTCTCCCGCCTCACCGAGGACGACGACCCCAACGCCGAGCGCTGGGTGGAGTTTCTCGACCGCTGCGGCATCGAGACCTCCTACTTGTACCCGTCGGTGGGGCTGGCCAGCGGAATGATCCAGGACCGCGACTATGCCGCGGCCATCGCCCGGGCCTACAACCGGTGGGTGCACGCCAAGTTCATGCAGGCCAGCGAGCGCCTGCGCGCGGTGGCGCTGATCCCGGCCCAGAACATCCCGGAGGCGGTGACGGAGCTTCGCGCCGCGGTGACCGAGCTGGGCATGCCCGGCGCCATGCTGCCGTCGGTGACGGCGGCCGGCAAGCATTACGGCCACCGCGACTTCGACCCGCTCTACGAGGAAGCCCAGCGGCTCGGGTGTTGTCTGGCCATCCATGGCGCCGTGAGCCAGCGCATCGGCATCGACAACTCCGACAACCTCTTCAAGACCCACACGCTGGAGCACCCCCTGTCCCAGCTCATCCAGTTCACGGACATGATGACCGAGGGCGTGTTCGAGCGTTTCCCCGACCTGCGCTTCGCCTTCCTGGAGGCGGGCGCCGGCTGGGCTCCTTACATGATGGACCGCATGGACGAGAACTACGAGCGACGAAGGCGCTGGTGCCCGGTGCTGACCAAGCCCCCCAGCGAGTACGTGCGCGAAGGGAACATCTACTTCAGTTGCGAGGTGGAGGAGAAGACCCTGCCCACCGTGCTCCGGCTCGTGGGCGAGGACCGGATCCTCTTCGCCTCGGACTACCCCCACGAGCGCCACAAGGGAGAGTTCTACGGCGACATCGACGAGCTCAACGCCCGCGAGGACCTCTCGGGCACGCAGAAGCACAAGGTGCTCTACGCCAACGCCGAGCGTTTCTACAACGGCTGA
- a CDS encoding aldo/keto reductase, with the protein METAIFGNTGEELSRIGLGCFSMSGAYGAADDAESVATIHRAIDLGITLLDTSASYGQGHNHRLIGQALKGSLRGKVFIHSKTGTIRANDGSSVAQGSGTPDRLRQVCETSIKNLGIETLDAFCLSRVDPTVPIEETVGAMARLVEDGKTRFIGLSEAAPGTLRRAMKVHPLVSLQYEYSLWTRDVEGGHLEACDELGLGLMAYAPLGYGFLAGTVGGRDALGQGDARHKFPRFSAENAAANRERVAAVRKVADAHRATPAQICIAWVLATGANVFPIPGCKQRTHLEENLQALDVALTAEDLAALDTAFPPGAAAGDRYPPDGMARVNL; encoded by the coding sequence ATGGAAACCGCCATCTTCGGCAACACCGGCGAGGAGCTGTCGCGTATCGGGCTCGGCTGCTTCTCCATGTCCGGGGCCTACGGCGCGGCCGACGACGCAGAGTCCGTCGCCACCATCCATCGCGCCATCGATCTCGGGATCACGCTGCTGGATACGTCGGCCAGCTACGGCCAGGGGCATAACCACCGCCTCATCGGACAAGCGCTGAAGGGCAGCCTGCGCGGCAAGGTGTTCATTCACTCCAAGACCGGCACCATCCGCGCCAATGACGGCTCATCGGTGGCGCAGGGCAGCGGCACGCCCGACCGGCTGCGCCAGGTCTGTGAGACCAGCATCAAGAACCTCGGCATCGAGACGCTGGATGCGTTCTGCCTGTCGCGGGTCGATCCCACCGTGCCCATCGAGGAAACGGTGGGCGCCATGGCCCGACTGGTGGAGGACGGCAAGACGCGCTTCATCGGCCTGTCGGAAGCCGCGCCCGGCACCCTGCGCCGGGCCATGAAGGTCCATCCGCTGGTGTCGCTGCAGTACGAGTACTCGCTGTGGACCCGGGACGTCGAAGGCGGGCACCTCGAGGCATGCGACGAACTCGGCCTCGGGTTGATGGCCTACGCGCCCCTCGGCTACGGCTTCCTGGCCGGAACGGTGGGTGGCCGCGACGCGCTGGGGCAAGGCGACGCGCGCCACAAGTTCCCCCGCTTTTCAGCCGAAAACGCCGCCGCCAACCGCGAGCGCGTGGCGGCCGTTCGCAAGGTCGCCGACGCCCACCGCGCGACGCCGGCGCAGATCTGCATCGCTTGGGTACTGGCCACGGGAGCCAACGTCTTCCCCATCCCCGGCTGCAAGCAGCGCACTCACCTCGAAGAAAACCTCCAGGCCCTGGACGTCGCGCTCACCGCGGAAGACCTCGCCGCGCTGGACACCGCGTTCCCGCCCGGCGCGGCCGCGGGCGACCGCTATCCGCCCGACGGCATGGCGCGGGTCAATCTCTAA
- a CDS encoding Xaa-Pro peptidase family protein yields the protein MAPQYASKLIYGNEISDWQERLNTDRMRKERAERAKRIMREHGIPALLEANSANIRYLTGLKGFNYPMCRYTLFFADHDPIMYEHSGHFHQMPDQAPWIKEWRPARAWLTAACGIEAAKDEARQFAADIHDELKSRGLLNEKIGFSAFDGIAREALTNAGVKNLVDFSLVMKEIRKIKTADEIDCLKTAAAIVEGVWYRIWEAAKPGVRDTELSGIATKAGYDMGAESAPPGGWRSGPSTFDRGFHQSSRLLQTGDLLYGSLCGLTYQGYATCTYRTFIVGRKPNAQELDWYKRVKDSIDGVIDAIKPGATTADAAKHFPPATSWGYDEECEVLASEIGHGIGLTQGSTNYDIPIINRQWSLNYPQVFEEGMTIAIESREGETRVGGVRLENMVVVTKDGAEIMDHFPREEILVAPR from the coding sequence ATGGCACCACAGTACGCATCGAAGCTCATCTACGGCAACGAGATATCGGATTGGCAGGAACGGCTGAACACGGACCGCATGCGCAAGGAGCGGGCCGAGCGCGCCAAGCGGATCATGCGCGAACACGGCATCCCCGCGCTCCTGGAAGCCAACTCGGCCAACATCCGCTACCTCACCGGCCTCAAGGGCTTCAACTACCCGATGTGCCGCTACACCCTCTTTTTCGCCGACCACGACCCGATCATGTACGAGCACAGCGGCCACTTCCACCAGATGCCGGACCAGGCGCCCTGGATCAAGGAGTGGCGCCCGGCGCGGGCCTGGCTTACAGCGGCCTGCGGCATCGAGGCGGCCAAGGACGAGGCCCGGCAGTTCGCCGCCGACATCCACGACGAACTCAAGAGCCGCGGCCTTCTGAACGAGAAGATCGGCTTCAGCGCGTTCGACGGCATCGCACGCGAGGCCCTCACCAACGCCGGCGTCAAGAACCTCGTGGACTTCAGCCTGGTGATGAAGGAGATCCGCAAGATCAAGACGGCCGACGAGATCGATTGCCTCAAGACCGCCGCGGCCATCGTGGAGGGCGTCTGGTACCGCATCTGGGAGGCCGCCAAGCCGGGAGTGCGGGACACCGAGCTTTCGGGCATCGCCACCAAGGCGGGCTACGACATGGGCGCGGAGTCGGCTCCGCCCGGAGGCTGGCGCTCCGGCCCCAGCACCTTCGACCGCGGCTTTCATCAGTCCAGCCGGCTGCTGCAGACGGGCGACCTGTTGTACGGCTCGCTCTGCGGCCTGACCTATCAGGGTTACGCGACCTGCACCTACCGGACCTTCATCGTCGGCCGGAAGCCCAACGCCCAGGAGCTGGACTGGTACAAGCGGGTCAAGGACAGCATTGACGGCGTCATCGACGCCATCAAGCCCGGCGCCACCACGGCCGACGCCGCCAAGCACTTTCCGCCCGCGACGAGTTGGGGCTATGACGAGGAGTGCGAGGTGCTGGCCAGCGAGATCGGCCACGGCATCGGCCTCACCCAGGGCAGCACCAACTACGACATCCCCATCATCAACCGCCAGTGGTCGCTCAACTACCCGCAGGTGTTCGAGGAGGGCATGACCATCGCCATCGAGAGCCGCGAGGGGGAGACGCGCGTGGGCGGCGTGCGCCTGGAGAACATGGTGGTGGTCACCAAGGACGGCGCCGAGATCATGGACCACTTTCCCAGAGAGGAAATTCTGGTAGCGCCGCGCTAG
- a CDS encoding LLM class flavin-dependent oxidoreductase, with protein MQMQFSLHSPNGGLKEAARIRDRVVRAEQLGFEGIYLGCSQLSTPEPFQILAVCAVATNRLKLGTAVTNMVYQDATVLAGSAATLSDISDGRAVLGLGTGDGPVYAMGRRATRLKEFEEGVRTIRGILQGGELVTPNNRVRVNYRMMPTPVYLSMEGPKGLRLAGRVADGVFLGSGVEPRAVSWALTRIAEGAAEAGRSADEIATLACGMVCIKDDGDEARQIVRRRLANRAHHNFQSTLETVPEEEMESIREFMGAFDQSKPMEDRSDPALITDYLVRRFAIAGTPKECITRLEELADAGVHRVMLTPARRVYEETVEALAEKVMPAFGA; from the coding sequence ATGCAGATGCAGTTCAGTCTTCACAGTCCCAACGGCGGCCTGAAGGAGGCGGCGCGGATCCGCGACCGCGTGGTGCGCGCGGAGCAGCTCGGTTTCGAGGGCATCTATCTGGGCTGCAGCCAGCTCAGCACCCCGGAGCCCTTCCAGATCCTGGCCGTTTGCGCGGTGGCCACGAATCGCCTGAAGCTCGGCACGGCCGTCACCAACATGGTTTACCAGGACGCCACGGTCCTGGCGGGGTCCGCCGCGACCCTGAGCGACATCTCCGACGGCCGCGCGGTCCTCGGCCTGGGCACCGGCGACGGTCCGGTGTACGCCATGGGCCGCAGGGCCACCCGGCTCAAGGAGTTCGAGGAGGGCGTGCGCACCATTCGCGGCATCCTGCAAGGGGGCGAGCTGGTGACCCCCAACAACCGCGTGCGCGTGAACTACCGGATGATGCCGACGCCGGTGTACCTCTCCATGGAGGGACCCAAGGGCCTGCGGCTGGCGGGGCGGGTGGCCGACGGCGTTTTCCTCGGGAGCGGCGTGGAGCCCCGCGCGGTGAGCTGGGCGCTGACGCGCATCGCCGAGGGCGCGGCCGAGGCCGGGCGCTCGGCGGACGAGATCGCCACCCTGGCCTGCGGCATGGTGTGCATCAAGGACGACGGCGACGAAGCGCGCCAGATCGTGCGCCGCCGCCTCGCCAACCGCGCCCACCACAACTTCCAGTCCACCCTCGAGACCGTGCCCGAGGAAGAGATGGAGAGCATCCGGGAGTTCATGGGGGCCTTCGACCAGTCCAAGCCCATGGAGGACCGCTCCGACCCGGCCTTGATCACCGACTATCTCGTACGCCGCTTCGCCATCGCCGGAACCCCCAAGGAGTGCATCACGCGACTGGAGGAGCTGGCGGACGCCGGCGTCCATCGCGTCATGCTGACCCCCGCCCGGCGCGTCTACGAAGAGACCGTGGAAGCCCTGGCCGAGAAGGTGATGCCCGCGTTCGGGGCGTAG
- a CDS encoding ABC transporter substrate-binding protein, giving the protein MKNLQLSLVSAKYERIAPLLDGTVPVEGVDLVWTHSNPSETFWRQLRFGEFEVAEMSMSSMLIAKSRGHDMVAIPVFPSRRFMHMALYVHKDSGITDAAELAGKRIGVGEYQQTAALWTRGTLEHDFGVSQYGVDWYMERSEELSHGGATGFAPPEGIRFHRIPKDKSLVSMLVDRELDTAMVLSAFHAERNVIDRSTHVRREGDADTVRPLFADTMAEGRRYVEAHGFVPINHCYVIRGDVYEKHPWLAFNLYAAFARAKEHWLQQLPQAIPSDLFFGTQYLEQTRAIVGRDPFPYGIKDNAAMLETLIDYSFEQKLTPRKLELAEIFAPSTLDL; this is encoded by the coding sequence ATGAAGAATCTCCAACTCAGCCTCGTCTCCGCCAAATACGAACGCATCGCCCCTCTCCTCGACGGCACCGTCCCCGTGGAAGGGGTGGATCTCGTGTGGACTCACTCGAACCCCTCCGAGACGTTTTGGCGGCAGCTCCGGTTCGGCGAGTTCGAGGTCGCCGAGATGTCCATGTCCTCGATGCTCATCGCCAAGTCCCGGGGACACGACATGGTAGCCATCCCCGTGTTCCCGTCGCGCCGCTTCATGCACATGGCGCTCTACGTCCACAAGGATTCCGGCATCACGGACGCGGCAGAGCTGGCGGGCAAGCGCATCGGCGTGGGCGAGTACCAGCAGACCGCGGCGCTGTGGACCCGCGGCACCTTGGAGCACGACTTCGGCGTGTCCCAGTACGGCGTGGACTGGTACATGGAGCGCAGCGAGGAGCTGAGCCACGGCGGCGCCACCGGCTTCGCCCCGCCGGAGGGGATCCGCTTCCACCGCATCCCCAAGGACAAGAGCCTCGTCTCCATGCTGGTGGACCGGGAGCTCGACACCGCCATGGTGTTGAGCGCGTTCCACGCCGAGCGCAACGTCATCGACCGCTCCACGCACGTTCGCCGGGAGGGCGACGCCGACACGGTGCGGCCGCTGTTCGCGGATACGATGGCCGAGGGACGGCGCTACGTCGAGGCCCACGGTTTCGTCCCCATCAATCACTGCTACGTGATCCGCGGCGACGTGTACGAGAAGCACCCGTGGCTCGCCTTCAACCTCTACGCGGCCTTCGCCCGGGCCAAGGAGCACTGGCTGCAACAACTGCCCCAAGCCATCCCGTCGGACCTCTTCTTCGGCACGCAGTACCTGGAGCAAACCCGCGCCATCGTCGGCCGGGACCCCTTCCCTTACGGCATCAAGGACAACGCGGCCATGCTCGAAACGCTCATCGACTACTCGTTCGAGCAGAAGCTTACGCCGCGGAAGCTGGAACTCGCAGAGATCTTCGCGCCCAGCACGCTGGATCTGTAG
- the dctP gene encoding TRAP transporter substrate-binding protein DctP — protein sequence MRTQPFAKVSLLALLLALPLWTLTAAPPADAKEVVIRAIAAWPLSCNCDLMYKKYIERVNENGKGVVKIRLLGGPEVAPAFEQLQALRTGIADMTHSAGAYYVGETIEAAAMYLIAPTDLKNYLQALRKSGALEIINEAYAKKSGVRFVGITVGGTGFRFLMAKPIKDLNGLKGLRIRASGAQDAKAIQFLGGSPQTIPANELYTALQRGVVDGAYRAPDDAWSFGERDVYKAMISTPIQLSPGGIYVATRAWDKWPDAVKKVLTETSLAMEAEVLNYYHQSDQNSIKKLQANGMKVIEVDDAAKKRLTDARNAYWADLLKQSPEFGARLQKALAPYN from the coding sequence ATGCGCACGCAGCCCTTTGCGAAAGTCTCTCTACTCGCCCTCTTGCTGGCCTTGCCCCTGTGGACCCTCACCGCCGCCCCACCGGCGGACGCCAAGGAGGTCGTGATCCGCGCCATCGCGGCGTGGCCGCTGAGCTGCAACTGCGACTTGATGTACAAGAAGTACATCGAGCGTGTGAACGAGAACGGCAAGGGCGTGGTGAAGATCCGGCTCCTGGGCGGACCCGAGGTGGCCCCGGCCTTCGAGCAGCTTCAGGCCCTGCGCACGGGCATCGCGGACATGACCCACTCCGCGGGTGCCTACTACGTCGGCGAGACCATTGAAGCCGCGGCCATGTATCTTATCGCCCCGACCGACCTGAAGAATTACCTGCAGGCCCTGCGCAAGAGCGGTGCCCTGGAGATCATCAACGAGGCCTACGCCAAGAAATCGGGCGTGCGTTTCGTCGGCATCACGGTGGGAGGAACCGGGTTCCGCTTCCTCATGGCCAAGCCCATCAAGGACCTCAACGGTCTCAAGGGCCTGCGGATCCGCGCATCCGGCGCCCAGGACGCGAAAGCCATCCAGTTTCTCGGGGGCTCGCCCCAGACCATCCCGGCCAACGAGCTCTACACGGCGTTGCAGCGCGGCGTCGTGGACGGGGCCTACCGGGCGCCCGACGACGCCTGGAGCTTCGGTGAAAGGGACGTCTACAAGGCGATGATCTCCACGCCCATTCAGCTTTCGCCCGGCGGCATCTACGTCGCCACGCGGGCTTGGGACAAGTGGCCGGACGCCGTGAAGAAGGTGCTCACGGAAACGTCCCTGGCGATGGAGGCGGAGGTCCTCAACTACTACCACCAGTCCGATCAGAACTCGATCAAGAAGCTGCAGGCCAACGGCATGAAGGTCATCGAGGTGGACGATGCCGCCAAGAAGCGGCTGACCGACGCCCGCAACGCCTACTGGGCCGACCTGCTCAAGCAATCGCCCGAGTTCGGAGCGCGGCTCCAGAAGGCCCTGGCGCCCTACAACTGA
- a CDS encoding VOC family protein encodes MPKVSSLGHIGLTVHDIERSKAFYRDVLGLTVSDESDTGTVFMTAQERHQEHHELQLRPGREDGGNLIQQISFRCESLAELKAFHRDFLERGVPIERVASHGNAVGIYFYDPDGNTVEVYWPTGIDWPQPFRKPVDLTQADETILANLT; translated from the coding sequence ATGCCGAAGGTCTCATCACTGGGCCACATAGGCCTGACGGTCCACGACATCGAGCGGTCCAAGGCCTTCTACCGGGACGTGCTGGGCCTGACCGTCAGCGACGAAAGCGACACCGGCACGGTCTTCATGACCGCCCAGGAGCGCCACCAGGAGCACCACGAGCTCCAGTTGCGCCCGGGCCGGGAAGACGGCGGGAACCTGATCCAGCAGATATCCTTCCGGTGCGAAAGCCTGGCCGAGTTGAAAGCGTTCCACCGCGACTTCCTGGAGCGCGGCGTCCCCATCGAGCGCGTCGCCAGCCACGGCAACGCCGTCGGAATCTACTTCTACGATCCCGACGGCAACACCGTCGAAGTCTACTGGCCCACCGGCATCGACTGGCCCCAGCCGTTCCGGAAGCCGGTTGATCTCACCCAAGCCGACGAGACTATTCTGGCGAATCTGACGTGA
- a CDS encoding ABC transporter substrate-binding protein, which yields MGNLSLTLATGPYDRVEAIAKGEVRPEGIDVTCLQIQSPPEIFTRMMKTRAFDLCEMSLSTYVTRRARGSFPFIALPVFPSRLFRHAYVYVNREQGITEPADLNGKRVGVQEYGQTAAVWVRGILQHRHGVDLSSIRWIEGGVNAPRPPDDEVDLRPLSDLDLETAPADKSINDLLAAGDIAAYLGARQPDALGTNPAVGRLFEDYRRAEREYFQATGIFPIMHTIVMREELHARHPWIAETMFKAFQAAKAWTLKHMGFTGTMVYMVPWLNAEMDEIRELFGGDPYPYGVEANRNTLETFMQYLVEQGFVAEPRPALEDLFTPIVGWAE from the coding sequence TTGGGAAATCTTTCATTGACCCTGGCCACCGGGCCGTATGACCGGGTCGAAGCCATCGCCAAGGGCGAGGTGCGGCCCGAGGGCATCGACGTCACCTGCCTTCAGATCCAGTCGCCGCCGGAGATCTTCACGCGCATGATGAAGACCCGTGCCTTCGACCTGTGCGAGATGTCCCTGTCCACCTACGTGACCCGGCGCGCGCGCGGCTCGTTCCCGTTCATCGCGCTGCCGGTGTTCCCTTCGCGGCTCTTCCGCCACGCTTACGTCTACGTAAACCGGGAACAGGGCATCACCGAACCCGCCGACTTGAACGGGAAGCGCGTGGGCGTCCAGGAGTACGGCCAGACCGCGGCGGTGTGGGTCCGCGGCATCCTGCAGCACCGCCACGGCGTCGATCTGTCCAGCATCCGCTGGATCGAGGGCGGCGTGAACGCGCCGAGGCCGCCGGACGACGAGGTGGACCTGAGGCCGTTGAGCGACCTGGATCTCGAAACGGCTCCGGCGGACAAGTCCATCAACGACCTGCTGGCGGCGGGTGACATCGCCGCCTATCTCGGCGCCCGGCAACCGGACGCCCTGGGGACGAACCCGGCCGTCGGCCGGCTGTTCGAGGACTACCGCCGGGCCGAACGGGAGTACTTCCAGGCCACCGGCATCTTCCCCATCATGCACACCATCGTCATGCGCGAGGAGCTGCACGCGCGGCACCCGTGGATCGCCGAGACCATGTTCAAGGCCTTCCAGGCGGCCAAGGCCTGGACGCTGAAACACATGGGGTTCACCGGCACCATGGTGTACATGGTGCCCTGGCTCAACGCCGAGATGGACGAGATCCGCGAGCTGTTCGGCGGCGACCCCTATCCCTACGGCGTAGAGGCCAACCGCAACACGCTGGAAACGTTCATGCAGTACCTCGTGGAGCAAGGGTTCGTGGCGGAGCCGAGGCCGGCGCTGGAGGACCTGTTCACGCCCATCGTGGGGTGGGCGGAGTAG
- a CDS encoding TRAP transporter small permease, producing MLQTLSLAFDKANRALSSISAAFVVVMVVSILYDVFARLIFHAPTIWVIDMNEYLLVYLTFVPAAWILMNDHHVKVELLTVRLRPTPQRRLRVVTDILGLVYCVVLTWQAWAVAWHALENGYRFSTALNFPKFPVLVIIPIGAAWLGLGFVFRILAGSRAPAPLTPGEGGL from the coding sequence ATGCTGCAAACCCTGAGCCTCGCCTTCGACAAGGCGAACCGCGCGCTCAGTTCCATCTCCGCCGCGTTCGTGGTGGTGATGGTCGTCTCCATTCTCTACGACGTCTTCGCCCGCCTGATCTTCCACGCGCCCACCATCTGGGTCATCGACATGAACGAATACCTGCTGGTGTACCTCACCTTCGTTCCGGCCGCGTGGATCCTGATGAACGACCATCACGTCAAGGTCGAGCTCCTGACCGTACGGCTCAGGCCCACGCCGCAACGCCGGCTCCGGGTCGTCACCGACATCCTCGGACTTGTCTACTGTGTCGTCTTGACGTGGCAGGCCTGGGCGGTGGCTTGGCACGCGTTGGAGAACGGCTACCGTTTCTCCACCGCTCTCAACTTCCCGAAGTTCCCGGTGCTGGTCATCATCCCCATCGGGGCCGCGTGGCTGGGCTTGGGCTTCGTTTTCAGGATCCTTGCCGGTTCGCGCGCGCCCGCGCCGCTGACGCCCGGGGAAGGAGGCCTCTGA
- a CDS encoding LLM class flavin-dependent oxidoreductase, whose product MSDRHDLPRLGLRAVRRQVNAKSMRFYVNILSTYFPDLDPPYEVYYRQMLEQIELAEELGFECFMFNEHHFLGYGGLIANPAVMLAAAATRTSRIRLGPCIAILSVRHPLQVAEDYAMVDAVSGGRLEFGIGLGNTALDYRVFETPQEEGRARYQEAHDVIVKAWTRERFSHEGRFWNFEEITLYPRPVQQPLPLIWVAGTSPEGLGWAGRQGYHIMTVGHPHPPDKVRAGVEAWRGSRGNGTESRGLPLPVPPAHLRQRERRGGPEDRRAGDRPLRSDLAHPAQGTATAGLRVRLGRNAGDRPQPLRYPGAVHRDHPQRRAPLSLRHPHPQLQLRRPPARGSDEVHAPVRP is encoded by the coding sequence GTGAGCGATAGGCACGACTTGCCCCGGCTCGGCCTCCGTGCGGTCCGCCGGCAGGTAAACGCCAAGTCCATGCGATTCTACGTCAACATCCTATCCACTTACTTCCCGGACCTGGACCCGCCCTACGAGGTCTACTACCGGCAGATGCTGGAGCAGATCGAGCTGGCCGAGGAGTTGGGGTTCGAGTGCTTCATGTTCAACGAACACCACTTCCTTGGCTACGGCGGCCTCATCGCCAACCCGGCGGTGATGCTGGCGGCCGCCGCCACCCGGACGTCGCGCATTCGCCTGGGGCCGTGCATCGCCATCCTGAGCGTGCGCCATCCGCTGCAAGTGGCCGAGGACTACGCCATGGTGGACGCCGTCTCCGGCGGCCGTCTGGAGTTCGGCATCGGGCTAGGCAACACGGCCCTGGACTACCGTGTCTTCGAGACCCCGCAGGAAGAGGGGCGGGCGCGCTACCAGGAAGCCCACGACGTCATCGTCAAGGCGTGGACCCGGGAGCGCTTCAGCCACGAAGGCCGGTTCTGGAATTTCGAGGAGATCACGCTGTACCCGCGGCCGGTGCAGCAGCCGCTCCCGCTCATCTGGGTGGCCGGCACCTCGCCCGAGGGACTCGGCTGGGCCGGGCGCCAAGGCTACCACATCATGACCGTGGGCCATCCCCATCCGCCCGACAAGGTGCGCGCCGGCGTGGAGGCGTGGCGAGGGTCTCGCGGCAACGGGACGGAATCCCGCGGACTACCATTGCCAGTACCACCTGCGCACCTACGTCAACGAGAACGCCGCGGTGGCCCGGAAGACCGGCGAGCAGGCGATAGACCGCTACGAAGCGATCTCGCGCATCCAGCGCAAGGCACCGCCACCGCCGGGTTACGTGTACGACTGGGACGGAATGCTGGAGACCGGCCGCAACCTCTACGGTACCCCGGAGCGGTGCATCGAGATCATCCGCAACGCCGCGCGCCACTATCACTTCGACACCCTCACCCACAACTTCAACTTCGGCGGCCTCCCGCACGAGGAAGTGATGAAGTCCATGCGCCTGTTCGCCCGTGA
- a CDS encoding fatty acid desaturase codes for MAEYEPSRHAPDHHELVGRLSREQRLDLLRRSNVKGLLHLSGHLGALGVTGSLIAFEAPGWPVLLPFHGILLVFLFCLQHEAVHKTPFRSAGLNAAAAWGAGVVRLLPPVWFQHFHMDHHRYTHDPARDPELARPLPRSRAGLAWHIAAGPYWPGQLRTLVVNAAGLNRDAFVPPPARAAVTREARWFLAIYIVAAGVSVFFGNAALLWLWLLPVLLGEPFLRIYLLAEHTGCPHVPNMLENTRTTFTTVLVRFIAWNMPFHVEHHAYPAVPFHRLPAFHDVLGNHLTVTANGYTAATRATTAAVLRGGA; via the coding sequence ATGGCTGAATACGAACCGTCGCGCCACGCGCCGGATCATCACGAACTCGTCGGACGGTTGAGCCGCGAGCAGCGGCTCGACCTGCTGCGGCGTTCAAATGTCAAGGGCCTCCTCCACCTCTCGGGCCATCTGGGGGCCCTCGGGGTGACCGGTTCCCTCATCGCGTTCGAGGCGCCCGGCTGGCCGGTCCTGCTGCCGTTTCACGGCATCCTGCTGGTCTTCCTGTTCTGCCTGCAGCATGAGGCGGTGCACAAGACGCCGTTCCGTAGCGCCGGGCTCAACGCGGCCGCGGCCTGGGGCGCCGGAGTCGTCCGTCTGCTGCCGCCGGTCTGGTTTCAACATTTCCACATGGACCATCACCGCTACACGCATGATCCGGCCCGCGACCCGGAGCTGGCCCGGCCGTTGCCGCGTTCGAGGGCCGGTCTCGCCTGGCACATTGCCGCCGGCCCCTACTGGCCCGGCCAGTTGCGCACGCTGGTCGTCAACGCCGCCGGCTTGAACCGCGACGCGTTCGTTCCGCCGCCGGCGCGGGCCGCGGTGACGCGGGAAGCCCGGTGGTTCCTCGCAATCTACATCGTGGCGGCAGGGGTCTCGGTCTTCTTCGGCAACGCGGCGCTGTTGTGGTTGTGGCTCCTGCCCGTGCTTCTGGGCGAGCCTTTTCTGCGCATCTACCTGCTGGCCGAGCACACCGGGTGTCCGCACGTGCCCAACATGCTGGAGAACACGCGCACGACTTTCACGACGGTGCTGGTGCGCTTCATCGCCTGGAACATGCCTTTCCACGTCGAGCACCACGCCTATCCGGCCGTACCGTTCCACCGGTTGCCGGCGTTCCACGACGTTCTGGGGAATCATCTGACCGTCACGGCAAATGGATACACCGCCGCAACCCGGGCCACGACCGCCGCCGTCCTGCGCGGCGGGGCGTGA